One region of Chloroflexota bacterium genomic DNA includes:
- the prfB gene encoding peptide chain release factor 2 (programmed frameshift) produces the protein MDDLTQRLHALETRLRDFGGVFDLDEKQSRLAAVEAEASAPDLWDNPQRAQRLMREMAALREVVESFRSLETRIADALELASWGEDDLQSELEAEAEALEKAIGEAELRAMLSGPYDHNNAILAIHAGAGGTDAHDWAEMLQRMYLRWAEKHGYQTEILDYTPGEEAGTKSVTIAVNGPNAYGYLHSERGTHRLVRLSPFDAAHRRHTSFALVEVLPQVEDDLEVEINPKDIRMDTFKAAGAGGQNVQKNATAVRITHIPTGIVVSCQNERSLTQNKENALKVLKARLLEIKQREQAEKMAAIKGEYQKAEWGSQIRSYVLHPYQMVKDHRTGYEVGNTQAVLDGDLDGFIEAYLKQAKGE, from the exons ATGGACGATCTCACACAACGCCTCCACGCCCTGGAAACCCGCCTGCGCGAC TTCGGGGGCGTCTTTGACCTGGACGAAAAGCAAAGCCGCCTCGCAGCCGTAGAAGCCGAGGCCAGCGCCCCTGATCTGTGGGATAACCCCCAGCGCGCTCAGCGCCTCATGCGGGAAATGGCCGCCTTGCGCGAAGTGGTAGAAAGTTTCCGCAGCCTCGAAACCCGCATCGCCGACGCGCTGGAACTGGCTTCCTGGGGAGAAGACGACCTGCAAAGCGAACTGGAAGCCGAAGCCGAAGCGCTGGAAAAAGCCATTGGCGAAGCCGAACTACGCGCCATGCTCTCCGGCCCTTACGACCACAACAACGCCATCCTCGCCATTCATGCCGGGGCAGGCGGCACCGACGCTCACGACTGGGCCGAGATGCTCCAGCGCATGTACCTCCGCTGGGCGGAAAAACACGGCTATCAAACCGAAATCCTCGACTACACCCCCGGCGAAGAGGCCGGCACCAAAAGCGTGACCATCGCGGTCAACGGCCCCAACGCTTACGGCTATTTGCACTCCGAAAGGGGAACTCACCGTCTCGTGCGGCTCTCCCCCTTCGATGCTGCCCACCGTCGCCACACCTCTTTCGCGCTGGTCGAAGTGCTGCCCCAGGTGGAAGACGACCTGGAGGTGGAAATCAACCCTAAAGACATCCGCATGGACACTTTCAAGGCTGCAGGGGCAGGCGGCCAAAACGTCCAGAAAAACGCCACCGCGGTACGCATCACCCACATTCCCACCGGCATCGTGGTTTCCTGCCAGAACGAGCGCTCACTCACCCAAAACAAAGAGAACGCCCTCAAAGTGCTCAAAGCCCGCCTGCTGGAAATCAAACAGCGGGAACAGGCCGAAAAAATGGCCGCCATCAAGGGCGAATACCAGAAAGCCGAATGGGGCAGCCAGATCCGCTCATACGTGCTGCACCCCTACCAGATGGTGAAAGACCACCGCACCGGCTACGAGGTCGGCAACACCCAGGCCGTGCTCGACGGCGACCTGGACGGCTTTATCGAAGCCTATCTCAAGCAGGCCAAAGGGGAATAA
- the smc gene encoding chromosome segregation protein SMC codes for MPQRLKSLELQGYKTFANRTRFEFGPRITAIVGPNGSGKSNIADALRWVLGEQSYALLRAHKTEDMIFAGSAQRPRAGMATATVTFDNEDHWLPIDYTEVALTRRAARDGQNVYLLNGQRVRLRDLRELLGHAGLSEHTYTFIGQGLVDAALALRPDERRQMLEGAAGIGVYRQRREETLRRLDTTQRNLERVQDILAELEPRLRRLERQARRSREAAQLQADLELMLREWYGYHWHAAQQRLHEARRVAVRQEAQRQEALNRQQASARQIARLREEITAQRERLNALHRELAAHHRQMETLAREAAVLEERRRALQTRRDEWLSEAEALEAQIRDQQTRTAEAEAEIARLKEHHTQALQQREQARLALEDLLKRRREARRALEKAQQALEALTRKQAALEARLDDLTRRRERLQVAYAQAQRQTEALQTAFQKAQHALSEATHAREAAEARRAAAQAALEEALQAQRTAEAEAREARRAYDRLQADLAALQAKARVLAEAETNLTGYAEGTRWLVAEGRKKRLPLKGALGQHLQVPAELETAIAAALDRFTEAVLLESGLDATPLDLSRDAPARTVLLPLHALRPATPLQAPDDPDILGIASRHVRAEEAFRPAVEALLGRVLLARNREAALRALPHLPPDAWVVTLEGEAFSPQGIVSTGKPTRGAALRRTRERREIAARLETLQARAERQAAALESAEKAAAQARTNAQTAAENLSQAQQEERAAAQAERRAQQEAQKAQRALEVHQNELQRRQAELEALEKEAAELQHQRQTLETDFQAARQTLRDRRRALQTLDTSEANAQEAHWSTQVALAAQALEAARRRLKEQQRALETLQQRRQARQKRLAEAAEQIAAFEAEHTRQQAEIQRLEAEIARLNAQISPLQETLQAAQQRLDALEAEAERLAQAVHIAERHHTQAQLALTRAQEALDNLRRRMEEDLGPVALEYQPHVAGPQPLPLEGMVAHLPRVASLPEGLEQRIKERRAQLRRLGPVNPEAEQEYQEVKERYDFLTTQLEDLHKAEADIRQVIAELEKLMEEAFRKTYAVVNREFSAIFTRLFGGGSAHLVLTEAEDITRTGVEIEARLPGKRTQRLAMLSGGERSLTAVALIFALLKASPTPFCVLDEVDAMLDEANVGRFRDLLEELSAHTQFIIITHNRNTVQAAEVIYGITLAADATSQVMSLKLDEVAKMKGLR; via the coding sequence ATGCCTCAACGTCTCAAATCGTTAGAACTCCAGGGCTACAAAACCTTTGCCAACCGCACCCGCTTTGAGTTTGGGCCACGGATTACGGCCATTGTAGGCCCCAACGGCTCCGGCAAATCCAACATTGCCGACGCCTTACGCTGGGTGTTGGGCGAGCAATCTTACGCGCTGCTGCGCGCCCATAAAACCGAAGACATGATTTTCGCCGGTTCGGCGCAGCGGCCCCGTGCGGGCATGGCCACCGCCACCGTCACCTTCGACAACGAAGACCACTGGCTGCCCATCGACTACACCGAAGTCGCCCTCACCCGCCGCGCGGCCCGCGACGGGCAGAACGTCTACCTGCTCAACGGGCAGCGGGTACGCCTGCGCGACCTGCGAGAACTTCTCGGCCATGCCGGGCTGAGCGAGCACACCTACACCTTCATCGGCCAAGGGCTGGTCGATGCCGCGCTGGCCCTGCGCCCCGACGAGCGCCGCCAAATGCTGGAAGGCGCCGCTGGCATCGGCGTTTACCGACAGCGCCGCGAAGAAACCTTGCGCCGCCTCGACACCACCCAACGCAACCTCGAGCGGGTGCAAGACATTCTGGCCGAACTGGAACCCCGCCTGCGCCGGCTGGAACGCCAGGCGCGCCGTTCGCGTGAAGCCGCCCAACTGCAAGCCGACCTGGAACTCATGCTGCGGGAATGGTACGGCTACCACTGGCACGCCGCCCAGCAGCGCCTGCACGAAGCCCGTCGCGTGGCCGTCCGCCAGGAAGCCCAGCGGCAGGAAGCCCTCAACCGCCAGCAGGCCAGCGCCCGCCAGATCGCCCGCCTGCGAGAAGAAATAACTGCCCAGCGGGAACGCCTGAACGCGCTGCACCGCGAACTGGCAGCCCACCACCGTCAGATGGAAACCCTGGCTCGCGAGGCCGCCGTGCTGGAAGAGCGCCGCCGCGCTTTGCAAACCCGTCGCGACGAATGGCTCTCTGAAGCCGAAGCCCTCGAAGCCCAAATTCGCGACCAGCAAACCCGCACCGCCGAAGCCGAAGCCGAGATCGCCCGACTGAAAGAACATCACACCCAGGCGCTGCAACAACGCGAGCAAGCCCGGCTCGCACTGGAAGACCTGCTCAAACGCCGCCGGGAAGCCCGCCGCGCCCTGGAAAAAGCGCAGCAAGCCCTCGAAGCCCTGACCCGCAAACAAGCCGCCCTCGAAGCCCGCCTTGACGATCTCACTCGCCGGCGCGAGCGCCTGCAGGTCGCCTACGCCCAGGCCCAACGGCAAACCGAAGCCCTGCAAACCGCCTTCCAGAAAGCCCAACACGCCCTGAGCGAGGCTACCCACGCGCGCGAAGCCGCCGAAGCCCGCCGCGCCGCGGCCCAGGCCGCCCTCGAAGAAGCCCTCCAGGCCCAACGTACCGCCGAAGCCGAGGCCCGCGAAGCCCGCCGCGCCTACGACCGCCTGCAAGCCGACCTGGCCGCCCTGCAAGCCAAAGCCCGCGTCCTCGCCGAAGCCGAAACCAACCTCACCGGCTACGCCGAAGGCACCCGCTGGCTGGTCGCAGAGGGCCGCAAAAAGCGCCTGCCCCTCAAAGGTGCCCTCGGGCAGCACCTGCAAGTACCTGCCGAACTCGAAACGGCCATCGCCGCAGCCCTGGATCGCTTTACCGAAGCCGTGCTGCTGGAAAGCGGCCTCGATGCCACCCCCCTCGACCTCAGCCGAGATGCCCCTGCCCGTACGGTGCTGCTGCCTTTACACGCGCTGCGCCCCGCGACCCCCCTCCAGGCGCCCGACGACCCCGACATTCTCGGCATCGCCTCTCGGCACGTGCGGGCCGAAGAAGCCTTCCGCCCGGCCGTAGAAGCCCTGCTGGGGCGCGTGCTCCTTGCCCGCAACCGCGAAGCCGCCTTGCGCGCCTTGCCCCACCTGCCACCCGACGCGTGGGTCGTGACCCTCGAGGGGGAAGCCTTTTCACCGCAGGGCATCGTGAGCACCGGGAAACCCACCCGCGGCGCGGCCCTGCGGCGCACACGCGAGCGCCGCGAAATTGCCGCCCGGCTGGAAACCCTGCAAGCCCGCGCCGAGCGCCAGGCTGCCGCGCTGGAAAGCGCCGAAAAAGCCGCTGCCCAGGCGCGCACCAACGCACAAACCGCCGCCGAAAACCTTTCCCAGGCCCAGCAAGAAGAGCGCGCCGCTGCCCAGGCCGAGCGCCGCGCCCAGCAAGAGGCCCAAAAAGCCCAGCGGGCGCTGGAAGTGCACCAGAACGAACTGCAACGACGGCAAGCCGAACTCGAAGCACTGGAAAAAGAAGCCGCCGAGTTACAGCACCAACGCCAAACCCTGGAAACCGACTTCCAGGCAGCGCGCCAAACCCTGCGCGACCGGCGCCGCGCCCTCCAGACCCTCGACACCAGCGAAGCCAACGCCCAGGAAGCCCACTGGAGCACCCAGGTTGCCCTGGCCGCCCAGGCCCTGGAAGCCGCCCGCCGACGCCTGAAAGAGCAGCAACGCGCTCTGGAAACCTTGCAACAGCGGCGACAAGCGCGCCAAAAACGGCTGGCAGAAGCCGCCGAGCAAATTGCCGCCTTCGAAGCCGAACACACCCGACAACAGGCTGAAATCCAGCGGCTCGAAGCCGAAATCGCGCGGCTCAATGCCCAAATTTCGCCCCTGCAAGAAACGCTGCAAGCCGCACAACAACGCCTCGACGCCCTTGAAGCCGAAGCCGAGCGCCTTGCCCAGGCCGTCCACATCGCCGAGCGCCACCACACCCAGGCGCAACTGGCGCTGACCCGCGCCCAGGAAGCCCTCGACAACCTCCGCCGGCGCATGGAAGAAGACCTCGGCCCCGTAGCACTGGAATACCAGCCCCACGTGGCCGGTCCCCAACCCCTGCCCCTGGAAGGCATGGTTGCCCATCTGCCGCGAGTGGCTTCCCTACCCGAAGGGTTAGAGCAACGCATCAAAGAGCGCCGCGCTCAACTGCGCAGGCTGGGGCCGGTCAACCCTGAAGCCGAACAGGAATATCAGGAGGTGAAGGAACGCTACGACTTCCTCACCACCCAGTTGGAAGACTTGCACAAAGCCGAAGCCGACATCCGGCAGGTGATTGCCGAACTGGAAAAACTGATGGAAGAGGCCTTCCGCAAGACCTACGCCGTGGTCAACCGGGAGTTCAGCGCCATCTTCACCCGCCTGTTCGGAGGCGGCAGCGCCCACCTGGTGCTTACCGAAGCCGAAGACATCACCCGCACCGGTGTGGAAATCGAAGCCCGCCTGCCGGGCAAGCGCACCCAGCGCCTCGCCATGCTTTCCGGCGGCGAGCGCAGCCTGACCGCCGTGGCGCTCATCTTCGCCTTGCTGAAAGCCTCCCCCACCCCATTCTGCGTGCTCGACGAAGTGGACGCCATGTTAGACGAAGCCAACGTCGGCCGCTTCCGCGACCTGCTGGAAGAGCTCAGCGCACACACCCAATTCATCATCATTACCCACAACCGCAACACCGTGCAAGCCGCCGAGGTGATTTACGGCATCACCCTTGCCGCCGATGCCACCTCGCAGGTGATGAGCCTGAAACTGGACGAAGTTGCCAAAATGAAAGGGCTGCGGTAA
- a CDS encoding LytR family transcriptional regulator produces the protein MTATWTPFAPLPPTATYLPTSTPTPTPTPTPPPPPTPRPTPPPKGYLGQPVPPLPQAQGRINIMLLGSDRRPDHVDFRTDAFMLLSYNPKTGATSIISFPRDTFVYLPGVGYNRINTAMEFGGFPLVQRTLEYNFGIRPSHYILVEFRGFATLIDQLGGVDVVVPHQLCDRRTHYGDHYCVGPGTVHMDGSLALWYARSRITTSDFDRAHRQQALIVAVIHKLLSLNALGQAPSLYRTYRQSVETDISLAAFLKMVAQARRFRSDAIRAYVIQPPALQPWITPQGAYVLLPHHDAVRSILETALSR, from the coding sequence ATGACAGCCACCTGGACCCCCTTCGCCCCTCTTCCGCCCACAGCCACCTATTTACCCACCAGCACCCCCACACCCACCCCCACCCCTACGCCACCCCCTCCCCCCACCCCGCGGCCCACACCCCCCCCCAAAGGCTACCTCGGCCAACCCGTGCCGCCGCTGCCCCAGGCCCAAGGGCGCATCAACATCATGCTGCTGGGGTCTGATCGACGCCCCGACCACGTCGACTTCCGCACCGACGCTTTCATGCTGCTTTCCTACAACCCCAAAACCGGGGCCACCAGTATCATTTCCTTCCCGCGCGACACCTTTGTGTATCTTCCCGGCGTGGGCTACAACCGCATCAACACAGCGATGGAATTCGGCGGCTTCCCGCTGGTGCAGCGCACGCTGGAATACAACTTCGGCATCCGGCCTTCCCACTACATTCTGGTTGAATTTCGAGGCTTTGCTACCCTCATCGACCAGTTGGGGGGTGTTGACGTCGTCGTGCCCCACCAGTTATGCGACCGCCGCACCCATTACGGCGACCACTATTGCGTCGGGCCGGGCACGGTTCACATGGATGGCAGCCTGGCCCTGTGGTATGCGCGCTCGCGCATCACCACCAGCGATTTCGACCGTGCCCATCGCCAGCAGGCGCTGATTGTGGCCGTCATCCACAAACTGCTTTCCCTCAACGCCCTCGGCCAGGCGCCTTCCCTTTATCGCACTTACCGCCAAAGCGTGGAAACCGACATCAGCCTGGCGGCCTTCCTGAAAATGGTGGCCCAGGCGCGCCGTTTCCGCAGCGACGCCATCCGCGCCTACGTCATCCAGCCGCCCGCGCTGCAGCCGTGGATTACACCTCAGGGGGCTTATGTGCTGCTTCCACACCACGACGCCGTGCGCAGCATTTTAGAAACCGCACTCTCGCGGTAA
- the ftsY gene encoding signal recognition particle-docking protein FtsY, translating to MSNNIFAKWKQGLARTRKTAFGRIATLLGATEITEETWDELEALLIQADLGVETALEVVEALREITAREALVRSDELEETLHTELRRRLQTPPTLTWENQPSVVLLVGVNGSGKTTTAAKLAWRYTREGKSVMLAAADTFRAAAIDQLKTWGERLNVPVIAGQPGGDPGAITYDAVQAARARNTDILFVDTAGRLHTRFNLMEELKKVRRVAHKALPGAPHHVWLVMDATTGQNALQQAKAFKEAVGVTGVVLAKLDSSAKGGMAFAIQRELGLPILFAGLGEKPEDLAPFDPEAFVAGILNAE from the coding sequence ATGAGCAACAACATCTTTGCCAAATGGAAACAGGGGTTAGCCCGCACGCGCAAAACCGCCTTCGGGCGCATTGCCACGCTGTTGGGCGCAACCGAAATCACCGAAGAAACCTGGGACGAACTGGAAGCCCTGCTCATCCAGGCCGACCTGGGCGTAGAAACCGCGCTGGAAGTGGTTGAAGCCCTGCGGGAAATCACGGCTCGCGAGGCGCTGGTGCGCAGCGACGAACTGGAAGAAACCCTGCATACCGAACTGCGCCGCCGCCTGCAAACGCCCCCCACCCTCACGTGGGAAAACCAGCCCAGCGTCGTCCTGCTGGTCGGCGTCAACGGCTCGGGCAAAACCACCACCGCGGCCAAACTGGCGTGGCGCTACACGCGCGAAGGCAAAAGTGTGATGCTCGCCGCTGCCGACACCTTTCGCGCCGCTGCTATTGACCAGTTGAAGACCTGGGGCGAGCGGCTCAACGTGCCGGTCATCGCGGGGCAACCCGGGGGTGATCCCGGCGCCATCACCTACGATGCCGTGCAGGCCGCCCGCGCTCGCAACACCGACATCCTCTTTGTCGATACCGCTGGACGCCTGCACACCCGCTTCAACCTGATGGAAGAACTCAAAAAAGTACGCCGTGTGGCCCACAAAGCCCTGCCCGGCGCACCGCATCATGTCTGGCTGGTGATGGATGCCACCACCGGCCAAAACGCCCTCCAGCAGGCCAAAGCCTTCAAAGAAGCTGTCGGTGTCACCGGCGTCGTGCTGGCCAAACTGGATTCGTCGGCAAAAGGCGGCATGGCTTTTGCCATCCAGCGCGAACTGGGGCTGCCTATTCTGTTTGCGGGGCTGGGTGAAAAGCCCGAAGACCTTGCCCCCTTTGACCCTGAAGCCTTTGTGGCCGGTATCCTTAACGCCGAGTAG
- a CDS encoding LysM peptidoglycan-binding domain-containing protein, with product MKPSGWLETLSYLGFTVLWIAGALGGLWTVKAEDSIPRQGNEASQPRQVVLFSTPIPFPTLAPTAAAGAKATPAPTATPSCHPPKGWHAITIAAGETLKTLAARYHTTAGALQKANCLPAPALVAGTTLFVPSRPTATPPPHPTATAPACGPLPGWVEHTVQPGENLYRISLAYRVSIALLLRANCLPGTLIYAGERLWVPNVPTSTPAWTATAVATPTLTPTATPTAVATATPTASATAAASPTSTATPTPTATGPTPTPTSTPTPTATATPTPTPTATNTPLPPTSTPTPSPTNTPVPPTNTPTPTPTPTP from the coding sequence ATGAAACCCTCCGGTTGGTTGGAAACCCTGAGTTACCTCGGCTTCACCGTCTTGTGGATTGCAGGCGCTCTCGGCGGGCTGTGGACGGTCAAAGCCGAAGATAGCATTCCGCGGCAAGGCAACGAGGCCAGCCAGCCGCGACAGGTCGTGCTGTTCAGCACCCCTATTCCGTTCCCCACGCTGGCCCCCACCGCCGCTGCAGGAGCGAAAGCCACACCGGCCCCCACGGCAACACCATCGTGTCATCCCCCGAAAGGCTGGCATGCCATCACCATCGCCGCGGGCGAAACGCTGAAAACCCTTGCCGCCCGCTATCACACCACCGCGGGTGCGCTGCAAAAAGCCAACTGCCTGCCCGCACCGGCATTAGTGGCCGGGACCACGCTGTTCGTGCCGTCGCGCCCCACCGCCACACCTCCGCCGCACCCCACCGCCACGGCGCCAGCCTGCGGCCCTCTCCCCGGCTGGGTAGAACACACCGTCCAGCCCGGCGAAAACCTGTACCGTATCAGTTTGGCCTACCGGGTCAGCATCGCACTGCTGTTGCGCGCCAACTGCCTGCCCGGCACCCTCATCTATGCGGGGGAACGCCTTTGGGTCCCCAATGTGCCCACCAGCACCCCGGCGTGGACGGCTACCGCCGTCGCCACCCCTACCCTCACTCCCACAGCCACTCCGACGGCCGTTGCCACCGCCACCCCTACGGCCTCGGCCACCGCGGCGGCTTCCCCCACCTCCACCGCCACCCCTACGCCAACAGCCACCGGTCCTACGCCCACGCCAACATCCACACCTACCCCCACGGCGACCGCAACGCCCACACCCACCCCCACCGCCACCAACACACCGCTGCCGCCGACCTCCACCCCCACCCCCTCGCCGACCAATACCCCCGTGCCGCCGACCAATACGCCCACGCCCACTCCCACCCCTACCCCCTGA
- a CDS encoding PAS domain S-box protein, which translates to MNTPNLLQRMGNAIVRFVNRLATPSPHLSDPEDRLRARTLAFTSIGTLVVIILPAILRVTLWNTPQPIRWYVYFTTLAVLAAYSLSRTRRYRWGLYLTVLTYSLGSVVISLSTPDLSESTYVLTAAWNLGAIIIAGLLLSRRQFLRVIAVNVFLLSIPSLAGRAPWGWYGDMTLVFLAEAALLFGIAGASQRHAHEMAKSEQRFRELLNSTLEALVIHDGVHILAVNPAFERMFRCPEEQAVGRVPMEFVAPEARDAAWEAFLKNFDKPNAIIRSTALRCDGTRFEAEASLGMVTYERQSVLALSVRDVSRRVAAEAELRKLSRALEQSAHGVVITNPQGVIEYVNPAFTQMTGYTAKEAIGQTPRILKSGKHPTEFYAELWETIRSGETWQGEVVNRRKDGTLYWESQTITPVFNEDGKITHYVAIKQDITKRKENEEKIRKLQRAIEQSAHSVVITDRTGTIEYVNPAFTQVTGYTAEEAIGQNPRILKSGKHPRTFYQHLWNTIQRGEIWHGEFINRRKDGSLYWERASISPVKDDDGHITHFVAVKEDITQQKELEAELQRARDEALEANRLKTQLLGNVSHDMRTPLGGILGYSEMLLEGALGELSSEQRKAILHILQSTQQLIDFTNDLLNQAELESGRLRLHITKFPPHELLKTISATQSIAEAKGVHVHIETDPNLPETIYGDPYWLRQILANLLGNAVKFTEEGHIWVRLLGLEDEHWAIQVEDTGVGIPLEAQKHIFEPFRQVDGSPTRRYKGSGLGLSIVKQLVDLMHGEIRLESEPGKGSKFTVILPCQSTLTEEQAP; encoded by the coding sequence ATGAACACCCCTAACCTGCTGCAACGAATGGGCAATGCCATTGTTCGTTTCGTGAACCGTCTGGCCACACCCTCACCCCATCTGAGCGATCCGGAAGACCGTCTGCGCGCCCGCACCCTCGCCTTCACCAGCATCGGCACGTTGGTCGTCATCATCCTGCCAGCCATCCTTCGTGTCACCCTTTGGAACACCCCTCAACCTATTCGCTGGTATGTCTATTTCACCACGCTGGCTGTGCTGGCGGCCTATTCCCTCAGCCGCACACGCCGTTACCGGTGGGGGCTATACCTGACTGTTCTCACCTACAGTCTTGGCTCCGTCGTCATCAGCCTGAGCACCCCCGACCTCTCCGAAAGCACCTACGTGCTCACAGCAGCATGGAACCTGGGCGCTATCATCATCGCGGGTTTGTTGCTTTCCCGACGGCAGTTCCTGCGCGTCATCGCCGTCAACGTCTTCCTGCTGAGCATTCCCAGTCTGGCCGGGCGGGCGCCATGGGGCTGGTACGGCGATATGACCCTGGTCTTTCTGGCCGAAGCCGCTCTCCTCTTCGGCATTGCCGGTGCAAGCCAGCGGCACGCCCACGAGATGGCAAAAAGCGAGCAGCGTTTTCGAGAGCTCCTCAACAGCACCCTGGAAGCCCTGGTCATCCACGATGGTGTCCACATTCTGGCCGTCAACCCGGCCTTCGAAAGGATGTTCCGCTGCCCCGAGGAACAAGCCGTTGGCCGCGTCCCAATGGAATTCGTCGCCCCCGAAGCCCGCGATGCAGCCTGGGAAGCCTTCCTGAAAAACTTCGACAAACCCAATGCCATCATTCGCTCCACGGCATTGCGTTGCGATGGCACCCGCTTCGAAGCCGAAGCCAGCCTTGGTATGGTTACCTACGAAAGGCAAAGCGTCCTGGCTTTGAGCGTGCGCGACGTCTCCCGGCGTGTAGCCGCCGAAGCCGAACTGCGCAAACTTTCCCGAGCGCTGGAACAAAGCGCCCATGGGGTGGTCATCACCAATCCGCAAGGGGTGATCGAGTACGTCAACCCGGCTTTCACCCAAATGACCGGCTACACCGCCAAAGAAGCCATCGGGCAAACGCCTCGCATCCTCAAGTCGGGCAAACACCCCACCGAGTTCTATGCCGAGCTGTGGGAAACCATCCGCAGCGGGGAAACATGGCAAGGCGAAGTCGTCAACCGTCGCAAAGACGGCACCCTCTACTGGGAATCCCAAACCATCACTCCTGTCTTCAACGAAGACGGCAAAATTACCCACTACGTCGCCATCAAGCAAGACATCACTAAACGCAAAGAAAACGAAGAAAAAATCCGAAAACTGCAACGCGCCATCGAGCAAAGTGCCCACAGCGTGGTCATCACCGACCGCACCGGCACCATCGAATACGTCAACCCCGCGTTCACGCAAGTCACGGGTTACACCGCCGAAGAAGCCATCGGGCAAAATCCTCGCATTCTCAAGTCGGGCAAACACCCTCGCACCTTCTACCAACACCTCTGGAACACCATCCAGCGCGGCGAAATCTGGCACGGCGAGTTCATCAACCGCCGCAAAGACGGCAGCCTCTACTGGGAACGCGCCAGCATCTCCCCCGTCAAAGACGACGACGGCCACATCACCCACTTCGTAGCCGTCAAAGAAGACATTACCCAACAAAAAGAACTGGAAGCGGAACTCCAACGCGCTCGCGACGAAGCCCTGGAAGCCAACAGGCTCAAAACCCAATTGCTCGGCAACGTCAGCCACGACATGCGCACCCCTTTGGGCGGCATCCTCGGGTATAGCGAAATGCTGCTCGAAGGCGCCTTGGGCGAACTTTCCTCCGAGCAACGCAAAGCCATTCTTCACATCCTGCAAAGCACCCAGCAACTCATTGACTTTACCAACGACCTGCTCAACCAGGCCGAACTGGAAAGCGGCCGCCTGCGCCTGCACATCACCAAATTCCCGCCGCACGAACTGCTCAAAACCATCTCGGCAACGCAATCGATTGCCGAAGCCAAGGGCGTGCACGTCCACATTGAAACCGACCCCAACCTTCCCGAAACCATCTACGGCGATCCCTATTGGCTGCGTCAAATCCTCGCCAACCTGTTGGGAAACGCGGTAAAATTTACAGAAGAGGGGCACATTTGGGTGCGGTTGCTGGGGCTGGAAGACGAGCACTGGGCCATCCAGGTCGAAGACACCGGCGTCGGCATTCCCCTCGAAGCCCAAAAACACATCTTTGAACCCTTCCGCCAGGTGGACGGGAGCCCCACGCGCCGTTACAAAGGCTCGGGCCTGGGGCTTTCCATCGTGAAACAGTTGGTCGATCTCATGCACGGCGAAATTCGGCTGGAAAGCGAGCCCGGCAAAGGCAGCAAATTCACAGTCATCCTTCCCTGTCAGTCCACGCTCACCGAGGAGCAAGCCCCATGA
- a CDS encoding response regulator has product MSIPKPLALVVEDDQTQAEIFVTALSQAGYEVTHIDSGQAAIDYLNEHSPLLVLLDLHLPEVAGTAILQHIRQRKHLAHTRVMLATADPRLAETVRADSDLVLIKPVSFTQLRALAHRMLPTE; this is encoded by the coding sequence ATGAGCATCCCCAAACCCCTTGCCCTTGTTGTTGAAGACGACCAAACCCAGGCCGAAATCTTCGTGACGGCGCTTTCCCAGGCCGGCTACGAGGTCACTCACATCGACAGTGGTCAGGCGGCCATAGACTACCTCAACGAGCACAGCCCGCTGCTGGTGCTGCTTGACCTCCACCTGCCCGAAGTAGCAGGCACTGCCATTCTGCAACACATCCGCCAGCGGAAGCACCTTGCCCACACGCGCGTCATGTTGGCTACCGCCGACCCGCGCCTGGCCGAAACGGTGCGCGCCGACAGCGACCTGGTGCTCATCAAACCGGTCAGTTTTACCCAGTTGCGCGCGCTGGCTCACCGCATGCTCCCTACTGAATAA